A section of the Carya illinoinensis cultivar Pawnee chromosome 12, C.illinoinensisPawnee_v1, whole genome shotgun sequence genome encodes:
- the LOC122289853 gene encoding probable boron transporter 2 isoform X2, with the protein MTSKEDFCAINKTGPVVSERVSAIPVISFGEQLERNTEGSLTAVQTLASTALCGVIHSVVGGQPLLILGVAEPTVLMYTFMFNFVKDRKDLGQELFLAWTGWVCVWTALLLFLLAILGACSIINRFTRLAGELFGLLIAMLFMQQAIRGLVEEFGIPQRENPNQTAFQLSWRFGNGMFALVLSFGLLLTALSSRKARSWRYGTGWLRGFIADYGVPLMVLVWTGVSYIPVNDVPRGIPRRLFSPNPWSPGAYSNWTVIKDMLNVPPLYIVGAFIPATMIAVLYYFDHSVASQLAQQKEFNLKKPASYHYDLLLLGFLVILCGLIGIPPSNGVIPQSPMHTKSLATLKHQLLRNKLVVTARQSMCKNSNLGQLYQNMQEAYNEMQTPLTYQIPSTLGLKELKESTIQLASSNGYLGAPVDETVFDVDKDIDDLLPVEVKEQRLSNLLQALMVGSCIAAMPLLRKIPTSVLWGYFAFMAIESLPGNQFWERILLLFTAPSRRYKVLEEYHATFVETVPFKTIATFTLFQTAYLLVCFGITWIPLAGVLFPLLIMLLVPVRQYFLPKLFKTAHLHDLDAAEYEEAPAIAFNMSVQDQDAQARIPNIDGAEILDEIITRSRGEIRLTQSAKVTSSTPILDIRPTHSLQASPRKYSPRVNQLRGEQSPRLKGKEVEAKQTPSPGPSILGQSPPRS; encoded by the exons ATGACCTCAAAGGAAGACTTTTGTGCTATAAACAAGACTGGACCGGTGGTATCCGAGCGGGTATCAG CAATTCCAGTTATATCTTTTGGGGAGCAGCTGGAGAGAAATACAG AAGGAAGTTTGACTGCTGTGCAAACTCTTGCCTCAACAGCACTTTGTGGTGTTATCCACTCAGTTGTTGGAGGACAGCCCCTACTTATTCTAGGAGTGGCTGAGCCAACTGTGCTGATGTATACATTCATGTTCAACTTTGTTAAGGACCGGAAGGATTTGGGGCAGGAGCTCTTCTTAGCCTGGACTGGATG GGTCTGTGTGTGGACGGCGCTTTTGCTCTTCTTGCTGGCCATTCTGGGTGCCTGCTCGATTATCAATAGATTTACACGCCTTGCTGGTGAATTGTTTGGTCTGCTAATTGCAATGCTATTTATGCAGCAGGCCATACGG GGACTTGTGGAAGAGTTTGGCATACCCCAGAGGGAGAATCCAAATCAGACTGCATTCCAGCTATCCTGGCGATTTGGCAATGGAATGTTTGCATTGGTTCTGTCCTTTGGCCTTCTTCTTACTGCACTAAGCAGTCGTAAAGCTAGATCCTGGCGCTATGGGACTG GTTGGCTACGGGGATTTATTGCGGATTATGGAGTTCCTTTAATGGTGCTTGTATGGACTGGTGTCTCTTACATCCCTGTAAATGATGTCCCAAGAGGGATCCCCAGGCGTCTTTTCAGTCCAAATCCATGGTCTCCAGGGGCATACTCAAATTGGACGGTTATAAAG GACATGTTGAACGTTCCTCCATTATATATAGTTGGAGCATTTATACCAGCAACTATGATTGCTGTACTTTACTACTTTGATCACAGTGTTGCATCCCAACTTGCCCAGCAGAAGGAGTTTAATCTGAAGAAACCCGCTTCATATCACTATGACCTTCTTCTTCTGGGTTTCTTG GTAATATTATGTGGGCTTATTGGCATTCCTCCTTCCAACGGTGTAATCCCACAATCTCCAATGCATACAAAAAGTTTAGCCACTCTAAAACATCAG CTTTTGCGGAATAAGCTTGTAGTGACAGCCCGACAAAGTATGTGTAAGAATTCAAATTTGGGTCAATTATACCAGAACATGCAAGAAGCATATAATGAAATGCAGACTCCGCTAACCTACCAAATTCCATCCACTCTG GGTCTTAAAGAGCTGAAAGAATCCACTATTCAATTAGCCTCCAGTAATGGCTATCTTGGTGCCCCTGTTGATGAGACAGTTTTTGATGTGGATAAGGATATTGATGATCTTTTGCCTGTCGAAGTTAAAGAACAACGCCTTAGTAATCTGCTTCAGGCATTAATGGTTGGCAGTTGTATTGCTGCGATGCCTCTTCTAAGGAAGATCCCAACTTCAGTTCTTTGGGGCTACTTTGCTTTCATGGCAATTGAAAGCTTGCCTGGAAATCAGTTCTGGGAGAGGATATTGTTGCTTTTCACTGCTCCAAGTCGAAGATACAA GGTGCTGGAGGAGTATCATGCAACCTTTGTCGAGACTGTGCCCTTCAAAACAATTGCCACCTTCACCTTGTTCCAGACAGCTTACTTGCTTGTATGTTTTGGCATAACATGGATACCATTAGCTGGGGTCCTTTTCCCACTGTTGATCATGCTTCTTGTGCCAGTGCGACAGTATTTTCTCCCCAAGTTATTTAAAACTGCCCATCTGCATGACTTGGATGCTGCAGAATATGAGGAAGCCCCTGCGATTGCTTTCAACATGTCAGTTCAA GACCAGGATGCTCAGGCAAGAATTCCTAACATTGATGGTGCGGAAATTCTTGATGAAATCATCACAAGAAGCCGTGGTGAGATCCGTCTCACTCAGAGTGCTAAGGTAACAAGTTCAACCCCTATTTTGGATATCAGGCCTACTCATAGCCTGCAGGCATCACCAAGAAAATACAGCCCCCGTGTAAATCAACTGAGGGGGGAACAGAGTCCCAgattgaaaggaaaagaagttgAAGCAAAACAAACTCCCAGTCCCGGGCCATCTATTCTTGGACAAAGCCCTCCTCGTAGTTAA
- the LOC122289853 gene encoding probable boron transporter 2 isoform X1 — translation MEETFVPLRGIKNDLKGRLLCYKQDWTGGIRAGIRILAPTTYIFFASAIPVISFGEQLERNTEGSLTAVQTLASTALCGVIHSVVGGQPLLILGVAEPTVLMYTFMFNFVKDRKDLGQELFLAWTGWVCVWTALLLFLLAILGACSIINRFTRLAGELFGLLIAMLFMQQAIRGLVEEFGIPQRENPNQTAFQLSWRFGNGMFALVLSFGLLLTALSSRKARSWRYGTGWLRGFIADYGVPLMVLVWTGVSYIPVNDVPRGIPRRLFSPNPWSPGAYSNWTVIKDMLNVPPLYIVGAFIPATMIAVLYYFDHSVASQLAQQKEFNLKKPASYHYDLLLLGFLVILCGLIGIPPSNGVIPQSPMHTKSLATLKHQLLRNKLVVTARQSMCKNSNLGQLYQNMQEAYNEMQTPLTYQIPSTLGLKELKESTIQLASSNGYLGAPVDETVFDVDKDIDDLLPVEVKEQRLSNLLQALMVGSCIAAMPLLRKIPTSVLWGYFAFMAIESLPGNQFWERILLLFTAPSRRYKVLEEYHATFVETVPFKTIATFTLFQTAYLLVCFGITWIPLAGVLFPLLIMLLVPVRQYFLPKLFKTAHLHDLDAAEYEEAPAIAFNMSVQDQDAQARIPNIDGAEILDEIITRSRGEIRLTQSAKVTSSTPILDIRPTHSLQASPRKYSPRVNQLRGEQSPRLKGKEVEAKQTPSPGPSILGQSPPRS, via the exons ATGGAGGAAACATTTGTTCCCCTTCGTGGGATCAAGAATGACCTCAAAGGAAGACTTTTGTGCTATAAACAAGACTGGACCGGTGGTATCCGAGCGGGTATCAG GATCCTGGCTCCAACAACGTACATATTTTTTGCTTCAGCAATTCCAGTTATATCTTTTGGGGAGCAGCTGGAGAGAAATACAG AAGGAAGTTTGACTGCTGTGCAAACTCTTGCCTCAACAGCACTTTGTGGTGTTATCCACTCAGTTGTTGGAGGACAGCCCCTACTTATTCTAGGAGTGGCTGAGCCAACTGTGCTGATGTATACATTCATGTTCAACTTTGTTAAGGACCGGAAGGATTTGGGGCAGGAGCTCTTCTTAGCCTGGACTGGATG GGTCTGTGTGTGGACGGCGCTTTTGCTCTTCTTGCTGGCCATTCTGGGTGCCTGCTCGATTATCAATAGATTTACACGCCTTGCTGGTGAATTGTTTGGTCTGCTAATTGCAATGCTATTTATGCAGCAGGCCATACGG GGACTTGTGGAAGAGTTTGGCATACCCCAGAGGGAGAATCCAAATCAGACTGCATTCCAGCTATCCTGGCGATTTGGCAATGGAATGTTTGCATTGGTTCTGTCCTTTGGCCTTCTTCTTACTGCACTAAGCAGTCGTAAAGCTAGATCCTGGCGCTATGGGACTG GTTGGCTACGGGGATTTATTGCGGATTATGGAGTTCCTTTAATGGTGCTTGTATGGACTGGTGTCTCTTACATCCCTGTAAATGATGTCCCAAGAGGGATCCCCAGGCGTCTTTTCAGTCCAAATCCATGGTCTCCAGGGGCATACTCAAATTGGACGGTTATAAAG GACATGTTGAACGTTCCTCCATTATATATAGTTGGAGCATTTATACCAGCAACTATGATTGCTGTACTTTACTACTTTGATCACAGTGTTGCATCCCAACTTGCCCAGCAGAAGGAGTTTAATCTGAAGAAACCCGCTTCATATCACTATGACCTTCTTCTTCTGGGTTTCTTG GTAATATTATGTGGGCTTATTGGCATTCCTCCTTCCAACGGTGTAATCCCACAATCTCCAATGCATACAAAAAGTTTAGCCACTCTAAAACATCAG CTTTTGCGGAATAAGCTTGTAGTGACAGCCCGACAAAGTATGTGTAAGAATTCAAATTTGGGTCAATTATACCAGAACATGCAAGAAGCATATAATGAAATGCAGACTCCGCTAACCTACCAAATTCCATCCACTCTG GGTCTTAAAGAGCTGAAAGAATCCACTATTCAATTAGCCTCCAGTAATGGCTATCTTGGTGCCCCTGTTGATGAGACAGTTTTTGATGTGGATAAGGATATTGATGATCTTTTGCCTGTCGAAGTTAAAGAACAACGCCTTAGTAATCTGCTTCAGGCATTAATGGTTGGCAGTTGTATTGCTGCGATGCCTCTTCTAAGGAAGATCCCAACTTCAGTTCTTTGGGGCTACTTTGCTTTCATGGCAATTGAAAGCTTGCCTGGAAATCAGTTCTGGGAGAGGATATTGTTGCTTTTCACTGCTCCAAGTCGAAGATACAA GGTGCTGGAGGAGTATCATGCAACCTTTGTCGAGACTGTGCCCTTCAAAACAATTGCCACCTTCACCTTGTTCCAGACAGCTTACTTGCTTGTATGTTTTGGCATAACATGGATACCATTAGCTGGGGTCCTTTTCCCACTGTTGATCATGCTTCTTGTGCCAGTGCGACAGTATTTTCTCCCCAAGTTATTTAAAACTGCCCATCTGCATGACTTGGATGCTGCAGAATATGAGGAAGCCCCTGCGATTGCTTTCAACATGTCAGTTCAA GACCAGGATGCTCAGGCAAGAATTCCTAACATTGATGGTGCGGAAATTCTTGATGAAATCATCACAAGAAGCCGTGGTGAGATCCGTCTCACTCAGAGTGCTAAGGTAACAAGTTCAACCCCTATTTTGGATATCAGGCCTACTCATAGCCTGCAGGCATCACCAAGAAAATACAGCCCCCGTGTAAATCAACTGAGGGGGGAACAGAGTCCCAgattgaaaggaaaagaagttgAAGCAAAACAAACTCCCAGTCCCGGGCCATCTATTCTTGGACAAAGCCCTCCTCGTAGTTAA